CTTCTGCCGAATTCCATACAAAAGAAACAAACACCTCAAAACGAACATCCAACTGTTTGTTTCTTTTGTCTTAATTTCTAAAACCAACTTTTTCCTTTTCAGCAAAAGCCTTTCTTTGTACCTTGGTTTTGCCTTATATAACTCCCCCACAACTAAACATCTTTTCCCGTGAGTACTGCTGGTCAGACGACTTAtacgaattaaaaaaaaaaaaaaaaaatctatatagaTGGAAGTTTCTTATAATCCCGAGATTACAGACCGGAAGTTCACCCTTCCGGTCGACTCGGAACACAAAGCAACTGAATTCCGCTTATTTTCAGTTGCTACACCTCACATGAGAGCTTTTCATCTCTCGTGGATCTCGTTCTTTTCGTGCTTTGTCTCCACTTTTGCCGCACCCCCACTTCTTCCCATTATCCGGGACAATCTCAATTTAACCGCCACGGACATTGGCAATGCTGGGATTGCTGCAGTGTCTGGGGCGGTTTTTGCTCGTATTGCTATGGGGACCGCATGTGATCTTTTTGGTCCCCGTTTAGCATCCTCCTCACTCATCCTCCTAACAGCTCCTGCAGTCTATCTTAGCGCCATAGCCAACTCCCCCGCGACTTTCTTAATGGTCCGCTTCTTCACCGGCTTTTCATTAGCCACTTTCGTCTCAACCCAATTTTGGATGAGCTCCATGTTCTCCCCTAATGTCGTTGGGACCGCCAACGGTCTGTCAGGCGGGTGGGGCAACCTCGGTGGAGGCGCCACACAGCTTATCATGCCACTTGTTTACTCTTTAATCAATTCTCATATTGGTTCGACTAGCTTCACAGCTTGGCGAATTGCGTTTTTCATTCCGGCAACTTTTCAAATGCTTAGTGCATTCGCCATTTTCTTTCTCGGCCAAGACATGCCCGATGGAAACTACGTTAGGCTCGAAAAATCCGGTGAAAAACATAAAGATAGCTTCTCACAAGTCTTCTATCATGCCATCACAAATTATAGGTAtgcatatttatatatgtaaaaaaaatatgctagagcaccaaaaaaatcaaatgtttttttggttattaattttccattttatattgtGATAAGTATGTTTTAAACCGACTAAATGTAAGTCTCTATCAAGTGGGCTAACTTCACAATTTTTGTGAATGAATACAGGGCATGGATCTTGGCATTGACTTATGGGTATTGTTTCGGAGTGGAATTAACAATAGACAACATAATTGCGCAGTATTTTTACGATAGATTTAATGTGAACCTGCACACGGCGGGGATCATTGCAGCCAGTTTCGGGCTGGCGAATTTGTTCTCTAGGCCGGGTGGCGGGATGTTGTCGGATTTGGTTGCCAAGAGGTTCGGAATGAGGGGGAGGTTGTGGACTTTGTGGGTGGTGCAGATGATAGGGGGGTTGTTGTGTGTGTTGCTAGGGAAAATTGGATCATTGAGTGGCTCCATAACTGTAATGCTTGTGTTCTCTGTTTTTGTTCAAGCTGCTTGTGGACTTACATTTGGTGTTGTACCCTTTGTTTCTCGACGGTATGTTCTACACAATctcatttttcttctttccattccaatatatatatgctcATCTTATCTTAtgttatacatacatatgtatttttatagTTCTAGTAGTGAGTCAAATATGAACTTATTATacttttttgattattttaccaCATATTAATAGTATAATTTAAATAGCACACTATATAAAAGTTAGTAATACGAGCGTATATATTGTGAGTACGTATATCAAATGGTTTAATAGGATATTACTTCCCTAGTCAAATAAGTAGAGTAGTAAACATATACAACGCACATTCCTTGTCATCAACGTGTACtcgataaaaaagaaaaatatctaTTAGAAATTCGGTACGCTAATAcgatgaaataaataaaaaacggtgttcattttcattttttttattttatattatttgaaaccGCCATCTTAAGCGGTTTGAAATTCGAACATTACTAATTAAATACTAATGACTAGGaaataaaaaaacgaaaaagaTTACGAGATAACTTGAACAAGATTAGTAATTTCTTTTTTGAGTTTCGTTAATGACAACTCTTATGACTATCAGTATTAGTAATTTGGGTATTCTGTCATGCGAAATTTTAGGGTTGacttttatgtataaaatactttttatgcatgtaataaagtattaatgaaaaattatcatttttttttttattcatttaattaaatgtcCAGCAACGTAGCTTTCTTTCAAAATGAAGGGATCTCGTTTACTTGGAATATTCTACTTTGAAAAAGTCAACACTTTAATAATAGTCTAAATGTTTGACTTTATAGTAGAGCCCTAACATGAATTTGCTTGCTACACATGACAAGTTAATATTATAATGTAATACTAGCTTAATAACCCGTGTACTAGGCGGacaagaaaaatgtttaaaaataatttatgatgTACTACGTATtataattaacatttgtgattaATGCATATACTAATTAGCTATATCTAATTTCTTGTgttttaataaaagaattaaaattttttaaaaattaactaataaatgatatcataaatcatttaagtaaaaaaaaaatatataagaaattttCTAACAATATCAAGTAAATTTGTCTTTATAAATAATGATGTAAgcaaaatctttttttattatatatagagattatatgtaatatttacaatgtgaaaggaaaaaaaaattcaaaaagatcACCTTttcacatttaacttttttttttgtttttgaaactttttcttTAGAATGATTTACATTTGTTTGTAATATATTTTACTTCATGGCTCATGTTAATTACAGTTGCTATATTAATTTGAAATAATTGttagttaattttttatttattttaatagtgCAACATCAAAAGTAGataatatagtttatatacATGGGAAATGACAAGACCAATGCAataaatattttctattttaagtCTTCCAACATTTTCATATCCAGATGTATTTCATAAGATTTATACAATTAAATCTACACATGGTTTGCTTTAACTATTTTCAGAGCTAGcctcaaacataataataataataataataataataataataataataataataatataataataataataataataataataataataataataaaggataATAAAGGATAAAGAGGGAACCTAACCCTGCTACCATAATTAGATACCAATTGACTCATCCGTATAAATCATATGATGCTGTTACAATACCTTCAttctaatccccacatgatttACACACCccgaataataataataataataataataataataataataataataataataataataataataataatatattgaaagCTTATCGattatttttcaatttacaTGTGTTATCCTTACACACGGATTATGTTAATATTCTCTGTTTTTATTGGATGTTTTTGGACaactaaaactttttttaacaaaattgaaattaattagGGCTTTAGGAAATTTGGAGTTTGGAGCAAGGTTGTATTAAACAGGGGTAAAGAGGGACAATGTTTTTTGTCTTCAATTTTAAACTTTACcaagatttttaaattttgtcttgtttaaaagaaatttccaagaatttttaattttgattccTCTCAGAGTTTTTTCATTGGTCTTAAATTTGAAGTCATAGTTATAATAGCTTTAGCTTTATGACAACCCTTTAGAGATGGTTACAAATAAATTTCCACTCGTAAAAATAAGTAACGACAAGCATTCACATCGACAATTAACTTCATTTCCTAACTAGGCTGATATTATTTCAGGTCACTCGGGGTGGTATCAGGGATGACCGGTGGAGGCGGAAATGTAGGGGCTGTT
The sequence above is drawn from the Erigeron canadensis isolate Cc75 chromosome 4, C_canadensis_v1, whole genome shotgun sequence genome and encodes:
- the LOC122596774 gene encoding high affinity nitrate transporter 2.5, with translation MEVSYNPEITDRKFTLPVDSEHKATEFRLFSVATPHMRAFHLSWISFFSCFVSTFAAPPLLPIIRDNLNLTATDIGNAGIAAVSGAVFARIAMGTACDLFGPRLASSSLILLTAPAVYLSAIANSPATFLMVRFFTGFSLATFVSTQFWMSSMFSPNVVGTANGLSGGWGNLGGGATQLIMPLVYSLINSHIGSTSFTAWRIAFFIPATFQMLSAFAIFFLGQDMPDGNYVRLEKSGEKHKDSFSQVFYHAITNYRAWILALTYGYCFGVELTIDNIIAQYFYDRFNVNLHTAGIIAASFGLANLFSRPGGGMLSDLVAKRFGMRGRLWTLWVVQMIGGLLCVLLGKIGSLSGSITVMLVFSVFVQAACGLTFGVVPFVSRRSLGVVSGMTGGGGNVGAVLTQVIFFRGSRYSTEEGLTLMGVMIMCCSLAILFIYFPQWGGLFTGPKKGCTEEDYYLSEWSTTEKEQGFHKMSMKFSENSRRERGKKGVFAPIPFDQGTPQTNV